A region of Lycium barbarum isolate Lr01 chromosome 1, ASM1917538v2, whole genome shotgun sequence DNA encodes the following proteins:
- the LOC132610630 gene encoding uncharacterized protein LOC132610630: MDVIGPIQPPSSKGHRFILVAIHYFTKWVEATSHKSMTKNVVADFVKNNLICRFGVPESIIMDNGASLNNYLMNDITEQFKITHRNSTTYRPQMNEVVEAANKNIKRILRKIVDNYKNWHEQLPYALLEYRTTTETSTWETAFLLVYDTEEAIPAEVKIPSLRIIQEAELKDEEWVKNYYERLAMIEKKRMVAVCHRQLYRQRMLRAFNKRVIT; encoded by the coding sequence atggatgtcataggacccaTTCAGCCTCCGTCTTCCAAAGGACATCGCTTCATCTTAGTCGCCATACACTACTTCACTAAATGGGTAGAGGCAACTTCCCACAAATCAATGACTAAGAATGTCGTGGCTGACTTCGTTAAGAACAATCTGATTTGTCGTTTCGGTGTGCCGGAATCCATCATCATGGATAATGGTGCCAGTCTGAATAATTATTTGATGAACGACATTACTGAACAATTCAAAATCACTCACAGAAACTCCACCACCTATCGACCACAGATGAATGAAGtcgtagaggctgccaacaaaaacatcaaaaggATTTTGAGGAAGATTgtcgacaactacaagaattggcacgagCAGCTGCCTTATGCTTTGTTGGAGTATAGAACAACAACCGAAACGTCCACTTGGGAAACTGCATTCCTCCTCGTTTACGATACAGAAGAGGCCATACCCGCAGAAGTGAAAATTccttcactcaggatcatccaagaggcagagctAAAAGATGAAGAATGGGTTAAAAATTATTATGAACGGCTAGCCATGATAGAGAAAAAGAGAATGGTGGCGGTATGCCACAGACAGCTGTACAGACAAAGGATGTTgagagccttcaacaagcgggtcaTAACTTGA